One region of Pseudomonas alvandae genomic DNA includes:
- a CDS encoding dicarboxylate/amino acid:cation symporter: MKKNKLPRRIAMGIALGVLVGWACHHFAGSEQSAKEIAAYFSMVTDIFLRMIKMIIAPLVFATLVGGIASMGNSRSVGRIGARAMGWFVTASIVSLLIGMGLVNLFQPGAGLNLEVAQHASAAVPVNTGDFSLKAFIGHVFPRSIAEAMANNEILQIVVFSLFFGFALAGVKRAGHTRITDSIEELAKVMFKITDYVMAFAPIGVFAAIASAITTQGLGLLVDYGKLIAEFYLGILILWALLFGAGYVFLGRSVFHLGKLIREPILLAFSTASSESAYPKTIEALEKFGAPKRVSSFVLPLGYSFNLDGSMMYQAFAILFIAQAYNIDLSFTQQMLILLTLMITSKGMAGVARASVVVVAATLPMFNLPEAGLLLIIGIDQFLDMARTATNVVGNSIATAVVAKAEPYEEHAEEACEQPAVRSRAEAAPGTVPVV; encoded by the coding sequence GTGAAAAAGAACAAGCTCCCGCGTCGAATTGCCATGGGCATCGCCCTGGGCGTGCTGGTGGGTTGGGCGTGTCACCATTTCGCAGGGAGCGAGCAAAGCGCCAAGGAAATCGCTGCATATTTCTCGATGGTCACCGACATTTTCCTGCGCATGATCAAAATGATCATTGCGCCACTGGTGTTCGCGACATTGGTCGGTGGTATCGCCAGCATGGGCAACTCCCGCTCCGTAGGAAGGATTGGCGCCCGGGCGATGGGGTGGTTCGTGACGGCTTCGATTGTGTCGCTGTTGATTGGCATGGGGTTGGTCAACCTGTTCCAACCTGGCGCCGGATTGAATCTGGAAGTCGCCCAGCATGCGTCCGCAGCCGTGCCCGTCAACACTGGGGATTTCAGTCTCAAGGCGTTTATCGGCCATGTCTTTCCTCGAAGTATTGCCGAGGCAATGGCCAATAACGAGATCCTGCAAATCGTGGTTTTCTCGCTGTTCTTCGGCTTCGCGCTGGCAGGCGTCAAGCGCGCCGGTCACACGCGCATCACCGATTCCATCGAAGAATTGGCGAAGGTGATGTTCAAGATCACCGACTACGTGATGGCCTTTGCACCGATTGGTGTGTTCGCCGCCATCGCTTCGGCCATCACCACCCAGGGCCTGGGCTTGCTGGTGGATTACGGCAAGCTCATCGCCGAGTTCTACTTGGGCATCCTGATCCTCTGGGCGTTGCTGTTCGGTGCTGGATACGTGTTCCTTGGACGTTCGGTTTTTCATTTGGGCAAGCTGATCCGGGAGCCGATCCTGTTGGCCTTTTCCACCGCGAGCAGCGAATCCGCCTATCCGAAAACCATCGAGGCGCTGGAGAAATTTGGCGCGCCCAAACGCGTCTCCAGCTTCGTGCTGCCCCTGGGGTATTCGTTCAACCTCGACGGCTCGATGATGTATCAAGCGTTCGCGATCCTGTTCATTGCCCAGGCCTACAACATTGACCTGAGTTTCACTCAGCAGATGCTGATTCTTCTGACACTGATGATCACCAGCAAGGGCATGGCCGGCGTGGCCCGGGCATCGGTCGTGGTGGTCGCGGCGACGTTGCCGATGTTCAACCTTCCCGAGGCGGGGCTGTTGCTGATCATTGGCATCGACCAATTCCTGGACATGGCGCGTACGGCGACCAATGTGGTGGGTAACAGCATCGCAACGGCCGTTGTGGCCAAGGCCGAGCCATACGAAGAGCACGCCGAGGAAGCCTGCGAACAGCCCGCCGTCCGGTCTCGTGCCGAAGCGGCTCCCGGAACGGTCCCGGTTGTTTGA
- a CDS encoding amino acid racemase, translating to MKAKGKSIRNVSVVRKLGIVGGLGSLAGGDLFYKLVKSRAVIEDQGRYHFLFEQHPFKDVLLPLDAGASMTSRKFYVFQVCKAFEASGLDAVMLPCFASQTFRAEVEAELGIAVLDMMAALSGHVRRSVPVGATLGVIASDFVRHSGLFEEHFGKDYPVIYPDVEAQSKVMEAMYGLDGIKDGHFDGAPFEAVHQACLSLRAQGATVIVPGMTELSLICGPLQDQRLNVLDINQIYADFATTDPQPHHRPAFKLGIVGGVGPAATVDFMAKVVANTPADKDQDHIKLVVEQNPQIPDRTANLLHNEADPTMALYATCKRLESAGADAIAIPCNTAHAFVERIQAHLTVPIVNMLTETVEWIVNAYGSGKAVGLLATSGTLQSQVYHQAASRAGLEIVTPGVDYQAMVMDAIYGPRGIKAGFTEGLCREQLLLAAEHLCELGAQVLILGCTELPLVLRHCEAFDINGHQVALVDPTLILARKCIALAGQVEGSSTQWNRAPRISQRS from the coding sequence ATGAAGGCCAAGGGCAAGTCGATCCGCAACGTATCTGTCGTCCGCAAGCTGGGCATCGTCGGTGGCCTGGGGTCGCTGGCCGGCGGTGACCTGTTCTACAAACTGGTCAAGTCCAGGGCCGTGATCGAAGACCAGGGCCGCTATCATTTCCTGTTCGAACAGCATCCGTTCAAGGACGTGCTGCTGCCCTTGGACGCAGGCGCGAGCATGACGTCGCGTAAGTTCTACGTGTTCCAGGTGTGCAAGGCCTTCGAGGCGAGCGGCCTGGATGCGGTGATGCTGCCATGCTTCGCCAGCCAGACCTTTCGCGCGGAAGTCGAGGCTGAATTAGGTATTGCCGTGCTCGACATGATGGCGGCCCTGAGTGGGCACGTCCGCCGTAGCGTCCCTGTCGGGGCGACGTTGGGTGTGATCGCTTCCGACTTCGTTCGCCATAGCGGTCTGTTCGAAGAGCACTTTGGCAAGGACTACCCGGTTATCTACCCCGACGTCGAAGCGCAATCGAAGGTGATGGAGGCGATGTACGGCCTCGACGGTATCAAGGACGGCCACTTCGATGGCGCGCCGTTCGAGGCGGTCCACCAGGCCTGCCTTTCGCTGCGAGCCCAAGGCGCAACGGTAATCGTCCCCGGCATGACCGAGCTTTCGCTGATCTGTGGGCCTTTGCAGGATCAAAGGCTGAATGTCCTGGACATCAACCAGATCTATGCGGATTTTGCGACGACGGACCCGCAACCCCACCATCGCCCAGCCTTCAAGCTCGGTATCGTCGGCGGTGTCGGGCCCGCCGCCACGGTGGATTTCATGGCCAAGGTGGTCGCCAATACGCCCGCCGACAAGGATCAGGACCACATCAAGCTGGTGGTTGAGCAGAACCCGCAGATCCCTGACCGCACGGCGAACCTGCTGCACAATGAGGCGGACCCGACGATGGCGCTGTACGCCACCTGCAAACGCCTCGAGAGTGCGGGCGCCGACGCCATCGCCATTCCCTGCAACACGGCCCACGCATTTGTCGAGCGCATCCAGGCGCATCTGACGGTGCCGATCGTGAATATGCTGACCGAGACGGTTGAGTGGATCGTGAACGCGTACGGCTCCGGCAAGGCAGTCGGTCTGTTGGCGACGTCCGGCACCTTGCAGAGCCAGGTCTATCACCAGGCGGCCAGCCGCGCCGGGCTGGAAATCGTTACGCCCGGTGTCGACTATCAGGCCATGGTGATGGACGCCATCTACGGGCCGCGAGGCATCAAGGCCGGTTTCACCGAGGGGCTTTGCCGGGAACAGCTATTGCTGGCGGCTGAGCACTTGTGCGAACTGGGGGCACAGGTGTTGATTCTTGGCTGTACGGAGCTGCCGTTGGTGTTGAGGCATTGCGAGGCGTTCGATATCAACGGGCATCAGGTGGCGCTTGTTGACCCCACTCTGATCCTGGCACGCAAGTGTATTGCGCTGGCGGGCCAGGTTGAGGGTTCCTCGACACAATGGAACCGGGCACCGCGAATCAGTCAGCGTTCATGA
- a CDS encoding AraC family transcriptional regulator, translating into MTTQGRSPQDRLANLIATRTAGAGDFETSIAGLCFFRRDAPAPPMTCMIEPSIVLVAQGMKQVWIGGQAYGYDTTRFLMTSLDMPANSEVLAASPEQPCLGLVMRLDLRMVADLVAQGGVAPSVERPAGIGASIGTASADFLEPFVRLLALLDEPEAIPVLAPLIQREIHYRLLMSDQAARLRQIASVDSQGYRIAKAIDWLKLNYTGPVRVDDLAARVQMSAPTFHHHFRQLTAMSPLQYQKWLRLNEAKRLMLNEHLDVASAAYQVGYESPSQFSREYSRLFGASPKRDIAALRRPANIMNAD; encoded by the coding sequence ATGACCACCCAAGGCAGATCGCCACAAGACCGGCTCGCAAACCTCATCGCCACCCGGACGGCCGGCGCGGGTGACTTTGAAACGTCAATTGCGGGCCTGTGCTTTTTCCGTCGCGACGCCCCTGCCCCGCCTATGACCTGCATGATCGAGCCAAGCATCGTCCTCGTCGCCCAGGGGATGAAGCAGGTGTGGATTGGCGGCCAGGCATACGGGTACGACACCACACGTTTCCTGATGACGTCGCTGGATATGCCCGCGAACTCCGAAGTGCTGGCGGCCAGCCCGGAGCAGCCGTGCCTGGGCCTGGTCATGCGGCTTGACTTGCGCATGGTCGCCGATCTGGTCGCCCAGGGTGGCGTGGCGCCCAGTGTCGAGCGCCCCGCGGGGATTGGTGCGAGTATCGGCACGGCGTCAGCGGATTTCCTCGAGCCGTTCGTGCGTCTGCTGGCGCTGCTGGATGAACCCGAAGCGATCCCCGTGCTGGCCCCGCTGATCCAGCGGGAGATCCACTATCGACTGTTGATGAGCGACCAGGCCGCGCGGCTGAGGCAGATTGCCTCCGTCGACAGCCAGGGTTACCGGATCGCCAAGGCCATCGACTGGCTGAAACTCAACTACACCGGGCCCGTTCGCGTGGACGACCTCGCGGCGCGCGTGCAGATGAGCGCCCCGACCTTCCACCATCATTTCCGCCAGCTCACCGCGATGAGCCCGCTGCAATACCAGAAGTGGCTGCGGTTGAACGAAGCGAAGCGCCTGATGCTCAACGAGCACCTGGACGTGGCGAGCGCCGCCTACCAGGTGGGCTATGAAAGCCCTTCGCAATTCAGCCGTGAATACAGCCGTCTGTTCGGCGCTTCGCCGAAGCGGGACATCGCGGCGTTGCGCAGGCCCGCGAATATCATGAACGCTGACTGA
- a CDS encoding MFS transporter gives MTSISSLEPQGKPAWGAVLAMSLAAFALVASEFMPVSLLTPVAADLQITEGQAGQGIAVSGAFALVTSLLIAPIAARIERKWLLSALTLLMILSGTVAAMAPSYLIFMVGRALIGVAIGGFWSLSAATAMRLVPEDKVPRALAIVNGGNALATVVAAPLGSFLGAIIGWRGAFFCIVPVAALALAWLLLSLPSMPNQAKRGGGNPFKLMTRAPVALGMLAVSTLFMGQFMLFTYLRPFLETVTQVGVSLLSLMLLAIGLAGLLGTFLIGSFLKNGLYRTLIVIPLLMAAIALALVGFGSSASVTAVLLGLWGLVATAAPVGWWTWLARTLPDDAEAGGGLMVAIVQLAIASGATVGGVLFDLSGYRATFETSAAVLVVAAVLTILAARAAARQSSRTSRARTYSTVG, from the coding sequence ATGACCTCTATCTCATCGCTAGAACCACAGGGCAAGCCTGCGTGGGGCGCGGTGCTTGCCATGTCGCTGGCTGCCTTCGCCCTTGTTGCGTCCGAATTCATGCCAGTCAGCTTGCTGACGCCGGTGGCGGCGGACCTCCAGATCACTGAAGGGCAGGCCGGCCAGGGCATCGCCGTCTCGGGAGCCTTTGCCCTGGTGACCAGCCTGCTCATCGCACCGATTGCGGCCCGGATCGAACGCAAGTGGCTGCTCTCGGCACTGACGCTGTTGATGATCTTGTCCGGCACAGTGGCGGCAATGGCGCCCAGTTACCTGATTTTCATGGTCGGTCGCGCGCTGATCGGCGTTGCGATTGGCGGCTTCTGGTCGCTGTCGGCGGCCACGGCCATGCGGCTGGTGCCGGAAGATAAAGTCCCTCGCGCCCTGGCCATCGTCAACGGTGGCAACGCCCTGGCGACAGTTGTCGCTGCGCCGCTAGGCAGCTTTCTGGGGGCGATTATCGGTTGGCGTGGCGCGTTTTTCTGCATCGTGCCGGTTGCCGCACTCGCCCTGGCGTGGCTGCTGTTGAGCCTGCCCTCGATGCCGAACCAGGCGAAGCGCGGCGGCGGGAATCCTTTCAAGCTCATGACCCGGGCGCCGGTGGCGTTGGGCATGCTGGCGGTCAGCACGCTCTTCATGGGCCAGTTCATGTTGTTCACTTACCTGCGACCCTTCCTGGAAACCGTGACGCAGGTGGGCGTGTCGCTGCTATCGCTGATGTTGCTGGCGATTGGTCTGGCGGGTTTGCTGGGCACTTTTCTGATCGGCTCGTTCTTGAAGAACGGCCTGTATCGCACGCTCATTGTCATCCCGCTGTTGATGGCCGCGATCGCCCTCGCGCTGGTGGGGTTCGGCAGCTCCGCGTCGGTCACGGCTGTGCTGCTCGGCCTCTGGGGCCTGGTGGCCACGGCCGCCCCCGTAGGTTGGTGGACTTGGCTGGCCAGAACGTTGCCGGACGATGCCGAGGCCGGGGGCGGTTTGATGGTTGCGATCGTCCAGCTCGCCATCGCCTCGGGGGCCACGGTGGGCGGCGTTCTGTTCGACTTGAGCGGTTATCGCGCGACCTTCGAGACCAGCGCGGCCGTGCTGGTTGTTGCCGCTGTGTTGACGATCCTGGCCGCTCGCGCGGCGGCTCGACAATCCTCGCGGACATCGCGCGCCAGGACATACAGCACGGTGGGTTGA
- a CDS encoding mechanosensitive ion channel family protein — protein sequence MDSSSLEIFTDTQLLGISIANWLLALSVMTLSFIVARAGIGFLLKNVRARAQKPDAYISHIAVEVLSSTSNTLLLLASILIGIGVLDLPERWLGRVSSLWFVVAALQVGLWANRAIALALMHYFARHSHTDIHQKSALATLSLWGAKVFLWAVVLLAMLSNLGVNITAFIASLGVGGIAVALAVQNILGDLFASLSIAVDKPFEVGDFIVVGSLAGTVEHVGLKTTRIRSLGGEQIVMANAGMISTTIQNYKRLQERRIVFEFALPQECSTEQLRQVPAIVERIIKAQEKTRFDRAHFRSFGESTLEFETVYIVLDPSYNVYMDIQQAINLGMMDEFARIGVRFAMPSRAVHVASLPEMPEQLTQGNTVRKPLRVDASSGAQH from the coding sequence ATGGATTCAAGCTCCCTCGAAATTTTTACCGACACCCAACTGCTCGGCATTTCCATCGCCAATTGGTTACTGGCCCTCAGCGTGATGACGCTGAGTTTCATCGTCGCCAGGGCCGGTATCGGTTTCCTGTTGAAAAACGTGCGCGCCCGGGCGCAGAAGCCCGACGCCTACATCAGCCACATCGCCGTCGAGGTGCTGTCCAGCACCAGCAATACCTTGTTGCTGCTGGCCTCGATCCTCATAGGTATCGGTGTGCTGGATCTGCCGGAACGCTGGCTCGGACGGGTTAGCAGCCTCTGGTTCGTGGTCGCGGCCTTGCAGGTGGGCCTGTGGGCAAACCGGGCGATCGCCCTGGCGCTGATGCATTATTTTGCCCGGCACAGCCACACCGATATCCATCAGAAAAGTGCCCTGGCAACGTTGAGCCTCTGGGGCGCGAAAGTGTTCCTCTGGGCGGTGGTGCTGCTGGCCATGCTTTCCAACCTCGGCGTGAACATCACCGCCTTCATCGCCAGCCTCGGTGTCGGCGGCATCGCCGTTGCGCTCGCCGTACAGAACATCCTTGGCGACCTGTTCGCCTCGCTGTCGATTGCCGTGGACAAACCGTTCGAAGTGGGTGACTTCATTGTCGTCGGCTCGTTGGCCGGTACCGTGGAGCATGTCGGCCTGAAGACCACACGCATCCGCAGCCTGGGCGGCGAGCAGATCGTCATGGCCAACGCCGGGATGATCAGCACCACCATCCAGAACTACAAACGACTGCAGGAACGCCGCATCGTCTTCGAATTCGCCCTGCCCCAGGAATGCTCGACCGAACAGCTTCGCCAAGTGCCTGCCATCGTCGAAAGGATCATCAAGGCCCAGGAAAAAACCCGTTTCGACCGCGCGCACTTTCGCAGTTTCGGCGAAAGCACGCTGGAATTCGAAACGGTCTACATCGTCCTGGACCCCAGCTACAACGTCTACATGGACATCCAGCAAGCCATCAACCTGGGGATGATGGACGAGTTCGCCAGGATCGGCGTGCGCTTCGCCATGCCGTCCCGGGCCGTGCATGTGGCTTCGTTGCCGGAGATGCCTGAACAACTGACCCAGGGCAACACCGTCAGAAAACCGCTGCGAGTTGATGCGTCATCCGGCGCCCAGCATTAA
- a CDS encoding ribonuclease T2 family protein, with translation MKQRLPIIMLFILSLGFISTGNAREPRDAGVEPVAGVFDYYVLSLSWSPTFCLTHQNDSQCSGKGYGFVLHGLWPQYARGGWPQSCSTEMPLTAAEREKGLTLFPTRKLLEHEWSKHGTCSGLGAMGYLDASDRALGAVKIPTPLQPFTSSHYFEADEIIRLFRQSNPGIEADGVAVICRGPQLSEVRVCMDKDLAFTACGKGVKTQCRAGEIRVPPVR, from the coding sequence ATGAAACAACGTTTACCTATAATCATGCTGTTCATCCTGTCGCTGGGCTTCATCAGCACAGGCAACGCCCGCGAGCCGCGCGACGCCGGAGTCGAGCCGGTTGCAGGGGTATTCGACTATTACGTACTGTCGCTGTCCTGGTCACCTACCTTCTGCCTTACCCATCAGAACGACTCGCAATGCTCCGGCAAAGGCTACGGTTTTGTCCTGCACGGTCTCTGGCCGCAATATGCCAGGGGTGGCTGGCCACAATCGTGTTCGACCGAGATGCCCTTGACCGCTGCCGAGCGCGAGAAAGGCTTGACGCTATTTCCTACCCGCAAACTGCTGGAACATGAGTGGTCCAAGCACGGCACCTGCAGCGGCCTCGGTGCCATGGGTTACCTAGACGCTTCCGACCGGGCGCTTGGAGCAGTGAAGATTCCGACGCCATTGCAACCTTTCACTTCCTCTCATTATTTTGAAGCCGATGAAATCATCCGGCTGTTTCGCCAAAGCAATCCTGGTATCGAGGCCGATGGTGTCGCCGTGATTTGCCGTGGTCCGCAGTTATCGGAAGTACGGGTGTGCATGGACAAGGACTTGGCATTTACCGCCTGTGGCAAAGGCGTCAAGACTCAATGCAGGGCGGGCGAAATCCGAGTCCCCCCGGTTCGCTGA
- a CDS encoding sensor domain-containing diguanylate cyclase, producing the protein MPIPIHDPNHAPGGALKRLPLLKAAVTFIAAVCLCLCALLYFQLEQSRRHDLDSARVASANLTRAMAQQAQDTFVQADLVLASLADWIQNDGFGPSTRPRLQQTFARRVQSLEQLHGLFLFDKNGQWVITSFASLHRGAGIADRDYFKFHQQNASLIAHVGPAIRSRQNGDWIIPVSRRLNDAKGNFQGVLLAGIKMSYFDQFFRSFNLDAKGEMALALSDGTLLARRPFDEGMIGQPLAEEHIYKHEPSNAGAGDAIIRSAPDGVVRLYAHQHLQAYPLVVTAAMSEEAILAGWYDTAFQSSLIVALVVLGICLFGWVFVRQVRNSERIEADLRKAQEALELIATHDSLTGLANRRLFERALDIEFGRGARQRSPLSLIMLDIDFFKRYNDTYGHVAGDHCLAEVARVLKGCCHRKADLAVRFGGEEFAVLLPDTSLPGAMALAEQIRRSVIDKNIIHSGSPTGYLTVSLGCHAFVPSSLDSIEVFIQRADAALYQAKHGGRNRVAALSMEDGLCALERSDR; encoded by the coding sequence TTGCCTATCCCCATCCATGATCCGAACCATGCGCCCGGCGGCGCCTTGAAACGCCTGCCGTTGCTCAAGGCTGCGGTGACGTTCATCGCCGCAGTGTGCCTGTGCCTTTGCGCTTTGCTCTATTTTCAATTGGAGCAGTCCCGTCGTCATGACCTGGACTCGGCGCGTGTTGCCTCGGCCAACCTCACCCGGGCCATGGCCCAACAGGCCCAGGACACGTTCGTACAGGCTGACCTCGTGCTGGCCAGCCTGGCGGACTGGATCCAGAACGACGGGTTCGGCCCGTCGACACGACCGCGCCTGCAGCAGACCTTCGCCCGGCGGGTGCAATCGCTGGAGCAGTTGCATGGCCTGTTCCTGTTCGACAAGAACGGCCAGTGGGTCATTACGTCCTTTGCAAGCCTGCACCGGGGCGCGGGGATCGCGGATCGTGATTATTTCAAGTTTCACCAGCAGAACGCCTCGCTGATCGCCCATGTCGGCCCGGCGATCCGGAGTCGACAAAACGGTGATTGGATCATCCCGGTTTCCCGTCGATTGAATGACGCCAAAGGCAATTTCCAGGGCGTGCTGCTGGCTGGCATCAAGATGTCGTATTTCGATCAGTTCTTCAGGAGTTTCAATCTCGACGCCAAAGGCGAAATGGCCCTGGCGCTGTCCGACGGTACGCTGCTGGCGCGGCGGCCGTTCGACGAAGGCATGATTGGCCAACCGCTGGCCGAGGAGCACATCTATAAGCATGAGCCGTCGAACGCCGGCGCCGGCGATGCGATCATTCGCAGCGCACCCGACGGCGTTGTCAGGCTTTATGCGCACCAGCACTTGCAGGCTTATCCGCTGGTGGTGACCGCGGCGATGTCCGAGGAGGCGATCCTGGCGGGTTGGTACGACACGGCTTTTCAATCCAGCCTCATCGTTGCCTTGGTGGTGTTGGGTATCTGTTTGTTCGGCTGGGTATTCGTGCGTCAGGTGCGCAACAGCGAGCGGATCGAGGCGGACCTGCGCAAGGCCCAGGAGGCGTTGGAACTGATCGCCACCCACGACAGCCTGACCGGGCTGGCGAACCGACGGTTGTTCGAGCGGGCGCTGGACATCGAATTTGGCCGAGGCGCCCGTCAGCGCAGCCCCTTGAGCCTGATCATGCTCGACATCGATTTTTTCAAGCGCTACAACGACACCTACGGGCACGTTGCCGGCGACCACTGCCTGGCGGAGGTGGCGAGGGTGCTCAAGGGTTGCTGCCACCGCAAGGCCGACCTGGCGGTGCGTTTTGGCGGTGAAGAATTCGCGGTCCTGCTGCCCGATACCAGCCTGCCAGGGGCCATGGCGCTGGCCGAGCAGATCCGTCGCAGCGTCATCGACAAAAACATCATTCATTCGGGTTCTCCCACCGGCTATCTGACGGTGAGCCTGGGCTGTCATGCCTTCGTGCCCAGCAGCCTGGATAGCATCGAAGTCTTCATCCAACGAGCTGACGCGGCGCTGTACCAGGCCAAGCACGGCGGGCGGAACCGCGTCGCGGCGCTGTCGATGGAAGATGGACTCTGCGCGTTGGAGCGCTCTGATCGTTGA